One genomic segment of Thalassospiraceae bacterium LMO-SO8 includes these proteins:
- the rplS gene encoding 50S ribosomal protein L19, translating to MNMIEQLDQEQIARLTGDKEMPKFAPGDTIRVNVRVVEGERTRLQAFEGVCIARKNAGVNSAFTVRKLSYGEGVERVFPVYSPNVDSVEVVRRGDVRRAKLYYLRGLTGKAARIAEKTDGFSGKVSQEEKKAAREAKANRDEASTKKGGKKKSADQEAQAEE from the coding sequence ATGAACATGATTGAACAACTGGATCAGGAACAGATTGCCCGCCTGACCGGCGACAAGGAAATGCCGAAGTTCGCCCCGGGCGACACGATCCGCGTCAACGTCCGCGTCGTCGAAGGCGAACGGACCCGTTTGCAGGCCTTCGAAGGCGTGTGCATCGCGCGCAAGAACGCCGGCGTCAACTCGGCGTTCACCGTGCGCAAGCTGAGCTACGGCGAAGGCGTGGAACGCGTGTTCCCGGTGTATTCCCCGAACGTCGACTCGGTCGAGGTCGTGCGCCGTGGTGACGTCCGCCGGGCCAAGCTGTACTATCTCAGGGGCCTGACCGGCAAGGCCGCGCGTATCGCGGAAAAGACCGACGGGTTCTCGGGCAAGGTGTCGCAGGAAGAAAAGAAGGCCGCGCGCGAAGCCAAGGCCAACCGCGACGAAGCGTCGACTAAAAAAGGCGGCAAGAAAAAGTCCGCCGATCAGGAAGCCCAGGCCGAGGAATAG
- the trmD gene encoding tRNA (guanosine(37)-N1)-methyltransferase TrmD → MSGWTAKVLTIFPEMFPGPLGCSLAGTALEKGIWALETVDIRDFASDKHRSVDDAPFGGGPGMVMRPDVVDGAVRSAREGAADLPFVYLTPRGRPLGQKRVAELAAGPGVILLCGRFEGVDQRVLEAQDAEEISLGDFVLSGGEPAALVVLDACLRLLPGVMGKDASLEEESFERGLLEYPHYTRPQEWQGRKVPEVLVSGHHEKIAAWRQRQAEEITRDRRPDLWAAHERT, encoded by the coding sequence ATGAGCGGTTGGACGGCCAAGGTACTGACGATCTTCCCGGAAATGTTCCCGGGACCGCTTGGCTGCTCGCTTGCCGGAACGGCGCTTGAAAAGGGCATCTGGGCCCTGGAAACGGTGGACATTCGCGACTTTGCAAGCGATAAACACCGCTCCGTGGACGATGCCCCCTTTGGCGGCGGCCCCGGCATGGTGATGCGGCCCGACGTGGTCGACGGCGCCGTCCGGAGCGCCCGGGAAGGTGCCGCGGATCTGCCGTTCGTCTATCTGACCCCCCGGGGCCGGCCGTTGGGCCAGAAACGGGTGGCGGAATTGGCGGCGGGACCTGGGGTGATCCTGCTGTGCGGTCGGTTCGAGGGCGTCGACCAGCGGGTGCTGGAAGCCCAGGACGCGGAAGAGATATCGCTCGGCGATTTCGTCCTGTCGGGGGGCGAGCCGGCGGCCCTGGTGGTGTTGGATGCCTGCCTTCGTCTGTTGCCGGGCGTGATGGGCAAGGACGCATCGCTGGAGGAAGAGAGTTTCGAGCGGGGATTGCTGGAGTATCCCCACTACACGCGGCCCCAGGAATGGCAGGGCCGCAAGGTGCCGGAGGTTCTGGTCTCCGGGCACCACGAAAAAATAGCAGCCTGGCGCCAGCGCCAGGCGGAGGAAATCACCCGCGACCGGCGGCCCGATCTTTGGGCGGCGCACGAGCGGACCTAG
- the rimM gene encoding ribosome maturation factor RimM (Essential for efficient processing of 16S rRNA), translating to MTGGEGKSPERVCLGVIVGARGLKGDLKVKSFAQVPEDLTAYGPLEDETGSRRIDLRVTGQTKDVLIARAEGVGDRTAADKLKGLRLFVDRDRLPPPDEDEYYYSDLIGLAVEAPQGNLGTVRQVFDFGAGDVLEIAGGDFGTVMVPFTRAVVPVVDLDGGRLVVDPPDGLLDDNGPDESGQDA from the coding sequence ATGACGGGCGGCGAAGGGAAATCCCCGGAACGGGTCTGTCTCGGCGTCATCGTCGGGGCCAGGGGCCTGAAGGGCGACCTCAAGGTCAAGAGTTTCGCCCAGGTTCCGGAAGACCTCACCGCCTATGGCCCGCTGGAGGACGAAACCGGCAGCCGCCGGATCGACCTTCGCGTGACCGGCCAGACCAAGGACGTTCTGATCGCCCGTGCCGAAGGTGTCGGCGACCGCACGGCGGCGGACAAGCTGAAGGGCCTGCGTCTTTTCGTGGACCGCGACCGGCTGCCGCCCCCCGACGAGGACGAATACTATTATTCGGACCTGATCGGGCTGGCGGTCGAGGCTCCCCAGGGCAATCTGGGCACGGTCCGCCAGGTGTTCGATTTCGGCGCCGGCGACGTGCTGGAGATCGCGGGCGGGGATTTCGGGACGGTCATGGTGCCCTTCACCCGGGCCGTCGTGCCGGTGGTGGATCTTGACGGCGGCCGGCTGGTGGTCGATCCGCCGGACGGGCTGCTGGACGACAACGGACCGGACGAAAGCGGGCAGGACGCGTAA
- the ffh gene encoding signal recognition particle protein: MFESLSERLSGIFDGLKRRGALKEADVEAALREIRVALLEADVALPVVKDFIDGVKEQAVGQNVLRSVTPGQMVVKIVHDALVGMLSPANPEDAGLAIHGNPPQAILMVGLQGSGKTTTSAKIAKRLAEREKKRVLMASLDVYRPAAQQQLQVLGEQTGVPVMTPVLGELPVAIANRAMETGRREGYDVVILDTAGRLALDQEMMTEVINVRMAAGPSEVLLVADAMTGQDAVNLAKEFNDRVGITGIVLTRVDGDGRGGAALSMRQVTGKPIKLMGTGEGVDAIDGFDANRVAGSILGMGDVVGLVEKAAQVVEQEDAEKLAKKMLKGQFTLEDMGEQFKQLRKMGSLDGILGMLPGAAKVKNAFDQHNVDDKMIARQEAIILSMTPKERRNPKEINGSRRKRIAAGSGTSVPEVNRLLKQHRQMADMMKKVGKKGGLKGLMGGMPPGMMPPGMPR, encoded by the coding sequence ATGTTCGAGTCTCTAAGCGAACGCCTGTCCGGCATTTTCGACGGCCTGAAGCGGCGCGGCGCCTTGAAGGAGGCCGACGTCGAGGCGGCGCTGCGCGAAATCCGCGTCGCCTTGCTTGAGGCCGACGTCGCCCTGCCCGTGGTCAAGGACTTCATCGACGGCGTCAAGGAACAGGCCGTCGGCCAGAACGTCCTGCGCTCCGTCACGCCGGGCCAGATGGTGGTCAAGATCGTCCACGATGCCCTGGTCGGTATGCTGAGCCCCGCCAACCCAGAAGATGCCGGCCTGGCCATCCACGGCAACCCGCCGCAGGCGATCCTGATGGTCGGCCTGCAAGGGTCGGGCAAGACGACGACCAGCGCCAAGATCGCCAAACGTCTGGCCGAGCGGGAAAAGAAACGCGTGCTGATGGCGTCGCTCGACGTCTACCGCCCGGCCGCCCAGCAGCAGTTGCAGGTCCTGGGCGAACAGACGGGCGTGCCCGTGATGACCCCGGTGCTGGGCGAACTGCCGGTCGCCATCGCCAACCGGGCCATGGAAACAGGCCGCCGCGAAGGTTATGACGTGGTCATCCTGGACACCGCCGGGCGTCTGGCGCTCGACCAGGAAATGATGACCGAGGTCATCAACGTGCGCATGGCCGCCGGGCCGTCCGAGGTTCTGCTGGTCGCCGACGCCATGACCGGCCAGGACGCGGTCAATCTGGCCAAGGAATTCAACGACCGGGTCGGCATCACCGGCATCGTGCTGACCCGCGTCGACGGCGACGGCCGCGGCGGCGCCGCCCTGTCCATGCGCCAGGTCACCGGCAAGCCGATCAAGCTGATGGGCACCGGCGAAGGCGTCGACGCCATCGACGGCTTCGACGCCAACCGGGTCGCGGGCTCGATCCTCGGCATGGGCGACGTGGTCGGCCTGGTCGAAAAGGCCGCCCAGGTGGTCGAGCAGGAAGACGCGGAAAAGCTCGCCAAGAAGATGCTGAAGGGTCAGTTCACCCTGGAAGACATGGGCGAGCAGTTCAAACAGCTGCGCAAGATGGGCTCTCTCGACGGCATCCTGGGCATGCTGCCGGGTGCCGCCAAGGTCAAGAACGCCTTCGACCAGCATAACGTGGACGACAAGATGATCGCCCGCCAGGAAGCCATCATCCTGTCCATGACGCCGAAGGAACGGCGCAATCCCAAGGAAATCAACGGTTCGCGCCGCAAACGCATCGCCGCCGGCTCCGGCACTTCGGTGCCCGAGGTCAACCGGCTTCTGAAACAGCATCGCCAGATGGCCGACATGATGAAGAAAGTCGGCAAGAAGGGTGGCCTCAAGGGCCTCATGGGCGGCATGCCGCCCGGCATGATGCCCCCCGGCATGCCCCGTTAA
- a CDS encoding helix-turn-helix transcriptional regulator: MATDGTDDGKLASHIGARLQALRERGGISRAVTARALGLSVQAYTNREIGLTEVKASEILILSGLFGCDPADLFDGADRIWPGPDIGGGGAAAVFAGEAEDFLRQLARIRDPGLRRSVTEAIRALARAAEEAT, encoded by the coding sequence ATGGCGACGGACGGTACGGACGACGGGAAACTGGCTTCACATATCGGCGCGCGGCTACAGGCGCTTCGCGAACGGGGCGGCATTTCCCGCGCCGTCACGGCCAGGGCGCTCGGTCTTTCCGTGCAGGCCTATACCAACCGGGAAATCGGTTTGACCGAGGTCAAGGCGAGCGAAATCCTGATTTTGTCGGGGTTGTTCGGCTGCGATCCCGCCGATCTGTTCGACGGCGCGGATCGGATATGGCCCGGGCCGGACATCGGCGGCGGCGGCGCGGCGGCGGTCTTCGCGGGCGAGGCCGAGGACTTCCTACGCCAGCTTGCGCGCATCCGCGACCCAGGGTTGCGCCGCAGCGTCACCGAGGCGATCCGCGCCCTGGCGCGGGCGGCGGAGGAAGCTACCTGA
- a CDS encoding ferredoxin, producing the protein MDLTTVQRRIAATGLALRGGFHPAAEDAVPGAPGTLILVGDQGGRLWPHFTANRRDETDPLDAWTERVLAPAAADLDARVVYPFGGPPHHPFQQWAMRAEGLRPSPIGPLAHPEFGLWHSYRGALLFAGVIDLGPPPATAHPCDGCVDRPCLSACPVNAFGENGFDLPACLGHLRAAPGADCMTGGCLARRACPVGAVHAYGPEHQAFLARSFLAAFGS; encoded by the coding sequence ATGGACCTGACCACGGTACAACGCCGCATCGCGGCCACGGGCCTTGCCTTGCGGGGCGGGTTCCACCCGGCGGCGGAAGACGCCGTGCCGGGCGCGCCCGGGACCCTGATCCTGGTCGGGGACCAGGGCGGGCGCCTGTGGCCCCATTTCACGGCCAATCGCCGGGACGAGACCGATCCCCTGGACGCCTGGACGGAACGGGTCCTGGCCCCGGCGGCGGCGGACCTGGACGCTCGCGTGGTCTATCCCTTCGGCGGCCCGCCCCATCATCCGTTCCAGCAATGGGCCATGCGCGCGGAGGGATTGCGGCCGTCGCCCATCGGTCCGCTCGCTCATCCCGAATTCGGCCTGTGGCACAGCTACCGGGGGGCGCTGCTGTTCGCCGGGGTGATCGACCTGGGCCCGCCGCCGGCGACCGCCCATCCCTGCGACGGCTGTGTCGACCGGCCGTGCCTGTCGGCCTGCCCCGTGAACGCCTTCGGGGAAAATGGCTTCGACCTTCCGGCCTGCCTGGGCCATCTGCGCGCGGCCCCGGGCGCGGACTGCATGACCGGCGGCTGCCTGGCGCGGCGCGCCTGTCCGGTCGGCGCCGTGCATGCCTACGGCCCCGAACATCAGGCGTTCCTTGCCCGTTCGTTCCTCGCGGCCTTCGGGTCCTGA
- the dapF gene encoding diaminopimelate epimerase, translating into MEQVPFIKMHGLGNDFVVLDARETPLPLTAHQAAAIADRRRGVGCDQLIVLERPRSDIADVFVRFHNSDGGESLACGNGTRCIAAMLMDEKSSDHLIVETGAGLLDAEKGKDGLVTVDMGTARLDWREIPLSEAVDTLHVDAGAGPLQDAVCVSMGNPHAVYFVDDADAVPIEVFGPVIEQHKMFPQFTNVEAASVRADGSIRMRVWERGAGVTQACGTGACATLVAAVRRGLITGRKADVIVDGGTLTIEWLPDDHVLLTGPVATSFTGTLDPRLLNGAATGA; encoded by the coding sequence ATGGAACAGGTGCCCTTTATAAAGATGCACGGTCTGGGCAACGACTTCGTGGTGCTGGACGCCCGCGAAACGCCGCTGCCCCTGACCGCCCATCAGGCCGCGGCCATCGCCGACCGCCGGCGCGGGGTCGGCTGCGACCAGCTCATCGTGCTGGAACGGCCGCGCTCGGACATCGCCGACGTGTTCGTGCGCTTCCACAATTCCGATGGTGGGGAATCGCTGGCCTGCGGCAACGGTACCCGTTGTATCGCCGCCATGTTGATGGATGAAAAGTCGTCCGACCACCTGATCGTCGAAACGGGTGCGGGGCTGCTGGACGCGGAAAAGGGCAAGGACGGCCTGGTTACCGTGGACATGGGCACGGCGCGCCTGGACTGGCGGGAAATCCCCCTGTCCGAGGCCGTCGATACCCTGCATGTCGATGCCGGCGCCGGGCCGCTTCAGGACGCGGTCTGTGTTTCCATGGGCAATCCCCATGCGGTCTATTTCGTCGATGATGCGGATGCCGTGCCGATCGAGGTGTTCGGCCCCGTCATCGAACAGCACAAGATGTTTCCCCAATTCACCAACGTCGAGGCGGCTTCGGTGCGCGCCGACGGTTCCATCCGCATGCGGGTGTGGGAACGGGGGGCGGGCGTGACCCAGGCCTGCGGCACGGGGGCCTGCGCGACCCTGGTCGCCGCCGTGCGCCGGGGATTGATCACCGGGCGCAAGGCCGACGTGATCGTCGATGGCGGCACCCTGACCATCGAATGGCTGCCCGACGACCATGTGCTGCTGACGGGACCCGTGGCGACCAGCTTCACCGGGACCCTCGACCCCCGGCTGCTGAACGGCGCCGCGACCGGCGCGTGA
- the mtaB gene encoding tRNA (N(6)-L-threonylcarbamoyladenosine(37)-C(2))-methylthiotransferase MtaB, translating into MSGSEVITLGCRLNAFESEVMRANAARAGLADTIIVNTCAVTAEAERQARQAIRRARRDRPGAKVIVTGCAAQLDPAKYAAMPEVDRVMGNEEKLDPAAYAALGNPDGPDIQVADIMTVRETAAHLIDGFDGRARAFVQVQQGCDHRCTFCIIPFARGNNRSLAMGAIADQVRALVARGYREVVLTGVDICSYGTDLPGNPTLGHLVRRLLKAVPELDRLRLSSLDPAAMDDELFRALAEEDRLMPHLHLSLQAMDDMVLKRMKRRHSRADAYKVAERARALRPDLVLGADLIAGFPTETQAMHDNTLAAARDLDLVHLHVFPYSERDGTPAARMPTVDVPERKARAADLRGQGEANLARFLDASVGQTVPVLIEREAMGYSPHYAPVHLDAPVPEGTVVATRITGVRPGGLTGTPA; encoded by the coding sequence ATGAGCGGCTCGGAAGTCATCACCCTGGGTTGCCGCCTGAACGCCTTCGAAAGCGAAGTCATGCGCGCCAACGCGGCCCGCGCGGGATTGGCCGACACCATCATCGTCAATACCTGCGCCGTCACGGCCGAGGCCGAACGCCAGGCCCGTCAGGCGATCCGCCGCGCGCGCCGCGACCGCCCGGGGGCCAAGGTCATCGTGACGGGCTGCGCGGCCCAGCTCGACCCCGCCAAGTACGCGGCGATGCCCGAGGTCGACCGCGTCATGGGCAACGAGGAAAAGCTCGACCCCGCCGCCTATGCAGCGCTCGGCAATCCAGACGGTCCGGACATCCAGGTCGCCGACATCATGACCGTGCGCGAGACGGCGGCCCATCTGATCGATGGCTTCGACGGCCGCGCCCGCGCCTTCGTCCAGGTGCAGCAGGGCTGCGACCATCGCTGCACCTTCTGCATCATTCCCTTCGCGCGGGGCAACAACCGCTCCCTCGCCATGGGTGCCATCGCCGATCAGGTGCGGGCCCTGGTCGCCCGCGGCTACCGCGAGGTCGTGTTGACCGGCGTCGACATCTGTTCCTACGGCACGGATCTGCCGGGCAATCCGACCCTGGGCCATCTGGTGCGGCGGTTGCTCAAGGCGGTGCCGGAGCTTGACCGCCTGCGCCTGTCGTCGCTCGACCCCGCCGCCATGGACGACGAATTGTTCCGCGCGCTGGCCGAGGAAGACCGCCTGATGCCGCATCTGCATCTGTCGCTCCAGGCCATGGACGACATGGTCCTGAAGCGCATGAAGCGCCGTCACAGCCGTGCCGACGCCTACAAGGTTGCCGAGCGTGCCCGGGCACTCCGCCCCGATCTGGTCCTGGGCGCCGACCTGATCGCCGGTTTCCCGACCGAAACCCAGGCCATGCACGACAATACGCTCGCCGCCGCGCGTGATCTCGACCTCGTGCATCTGCACGTCTTTCCCTATTCGGAACGGGACGGCACCCCGGCGGCCAGGATGCCGACCGTGGACGTGCCCGAACGCAAGGCCCGCGCGGCGGACCTGCGAGGCCAAGGCGAGGCCAATCTTGCCCGGTTCCTGGACGCCAGCGTCGGACAGACCGTCCCCGTGCTGATCGAACGCGAAGCCATGGGCTACAGCCCCCACTACGCGCCCGTGCATCTGGATGCGCCTGTGCCCGAAGGCACGGTCGTCGCCACGCGCATCACCGGCGTGCGGCCCGGCGGCCTGACGGGCACCCCTGCCTGA
- the ftsY gene encoding signal recognition particle-docking protein FtsY, which translates to MAEERQGWLSRLRSGLSKSADRVGGAITDVFTKRKLDQAALDELEEILIRGDLGVATAARLTTALAKGRFDKEVTDGEVREALADEIAVLLAPVAQPLAIDGGPKPFVLLVCGVNGSGKTTTIGKLAAQFKAQGKSVLLAAGDTFRAAAIEQLQVWGERTGCPVVARAQGADPAGLAFDAVRDAREQGHDIVIIDTAGRLQNKKDLMAELEKVVRVIKKQDETAPHACLLVMDATIGQNAHAQVEAFKDAVEVTGLVMTKLDGSAKGGVVVALAEKFGLPVHAVGVGEGIDDLKPFEARAFARSLMGLDG; encoded by the coding sequence ATGGCGGAGGAACGCCAGGGCTGGCTCTCCCGTCTGCGGTCGGGCCTGTCGAAATCCGCCGACCGGGTCGGCGGCGCCATCACCGACGTCTTCACCAAACGCAAGCTGGACCAGGCCGCCCTCGACGAGCTCGAGGAGATTCTCATCCGGGGTGATCTGGGCGTGGCCACGGCGGCGCGCCTGACCACGGCGCTCGCCAAGGGGCGGTTCGACAAGGAAGTGACCGACGGCGAAGTGCGCGAAGCCCTGGCCGACGAGATCGCGGTCCTGCTGGCCCCCGTTGCCCAACCCCTTGCTATTGACGGCGGGCCCAAGCCCTTCGTGCTTCTGGTCTGCGGCGTCAACGGCTCGGGCAAGACGACGACCATCGGCAAGCTGGCGGCCCAGTTCAAGGCCCAGGGCAAATCGGTTCTCCTGGCCGCCGGCGACACTTTCCGCGCCGCCGCCATCGAACAGCTTCAGGTCTGGGGTGAGCGCACGGGCTGTCCCGTCGTCGCCCGCGCCCAGGGGGCGGACCCGGCAGGCTTGGCGTTCGATGCCGTCCGTGACGCCCGCGAACAGGGCCACGACATCGTCATCATCGATACCGCCGGGCGGTTGCAGAACAAGAAGGACCTGATGGCGGAATTGGAAAAGGTCGTCCGCGTCATCAAGAAACAGGACGAAACGGCCCCCCATGCCTGCCTGTTGGTGATGGACGCGACCATCGGCCAGAACGCCCATGCCCAGGTCGAGGCCTTCAAGGACGCGGTCGAGGTGACGGGCCTGGTGATGACCAAGCTCGACGGCTCGGCCAAGGGCGGCGTGGTCGTGGCGCTGGCGGAAAAATTCGGCCTGCCGGTTCATGCCGTGGGCGTGGGCGAGGGCATCGACGATCTGAAACCGTTCGAGGCGCGGGCCTTCGCCCGCTCGCTCATGGGGCTGGACGGCTGA
- a CDS encoding HAD-IA family hydrolase produces the protein MTAARYDAVLCDLLTGLLNSWDLWDDAAGGTEPGRRWRMAYLRVTFAQPGPYVSYEDLVREAARQENISQDAVQALFDGYGELRPWPGVAEVLTAAQTRGIPVGVVTNCSVALGRKAVAGVGVDFDAVTIAETSGWYKPNPNAYAAGLAALGATAERTLYVAGSPFDIGGAHNAGMDVFWHNQAGMAPGDGGAPVVADSRTIEPLLGFLD, from the coding sequence ATGACGGCCGCCCGTTACGACGCGGTCCTCTGCGACCTGCTGACGGGCCTGCTGAATTCCTGGGACCTGTGGGATGATGCCGCCGGCGGGACGGAGCCGGGCCGCCGCTGGCGCATGGCCTATCTGCGGGTGACCTTCGCCCAGCCCGGACCCTATGTGTCCTACGAGGACTTGGTGCGCGAGGCCGCGCGCCAGGAGAATATTTCGCAAGATGCCGTACAGGCCTTGTTCGACGGCTATGGTGAGTTGCGGCCCTGGCCAGGGGTGGCCGAGGTTTTGACGGCGGCGCAGACCCGAGGAATTCCCGTCGGCGTCGTTACAAATTGTTCCGTGGCGTTGGGCCGGAAGGCCGTGGCGGGTGTCGGCGTCGATTTCGACGCGGTCACCATTGCCGAGACCTCGGGCTGGTACAAACCTAATCCCAATGCTTATGCGGCAGGCTTGGCTGCGCTCGGCGCCACGGCGGAACGGACCTTGTACGTCGCGGGATCGCCCTTCGACATCGGGGGCGCTCATAACGCCGGGATGGACGTGTTCTGGCACAACCAGGCGGGGATGGCTCCCGGTGACGGGGGTGCCCCCGTGGTCGCGGATTCCCGGACCATCGAACCGCTGTTGGGATTTCTCGATTAA
- a CDS encoding amidase yields MTKTAADPAFMTLAEAAAALAAGDLSSREMTEACLARMTALNPKVNALAGLDEADALAQADAADRVLAKGENLGPLHGVPLAHKDMYYRRGRVTACGSKIRADFVPDHTATALERLDAAGALDIARLNMVEFAFGVTGHNDVAGTPRNPWNTDHMTGGSSSGSGVAVASRMCFGALGSDTGGSIRLPAACCGLVGMKPTYGRVSRHGAMPLAYSLDTVGPLTRTVRDNVLMMQAIAGHDANDPVTAQTPVGDYLGELEKDVRGLKVGLPDSFFYEDVAPEVRTLVEASLKQFENLGCEIVPVKIPDAVAVMNRLTNLITATEGAAVHSRWMAERAADYGPQTRARLAIGLFTPASVYLRVLTLRKQLVREFCDQVFGKVDVLHTPLMTMPVPTLAESNMSANPGFADYLLKIGHNTRPGNFLGLPGLNVPCGFTPDGLPCSFQLMGRPFDEGLLYRLGHAYQQATDWHDRAPDLG; encoded by the coding sequence GTGACCAAGACCGCCGCCGATCCCGCCTTCATGACCCTGGCCGAGGCCGCCGCCGCCCTGGCGGCGGGCGATCTCTCGTCCCGCGAGATGACCGAGGCCTGCCTGGCGCGCATGACCGCGCTGAACCCCAAGGTCAACGCCCTCGCCGGGCTGGACGAGGCGGACGCCCTGGCTCAGGCCGACGCCGCCGACCGGGTCCTTGCCAAGGGTGAAAACCTGGGCCCGCTGCACGGCGTGCCGCTGGCACACAAGGACATGTATTACCGCCGGGGCCGGGTCACCGCCTGCGGCTCGAAAATTCGGGCCGATTTCGTGCCGGATCACACGGCGACGGCGCTGGAACGGCTCGACGCCGCGGGGGCGCTCGACATCGCGCGCCTCAACATGGTCGAGTTCGCGTTTGGGGTCACGGGCCATAACGACGTCGCCGGCACGCCCCGCAATCCGTGGAACACGGACCACATGACGGGGGGATCGTCCTCCGGGTCCGGCGTCGCCGTGGCGTCGCGCATGTGTTTCGGCGCGCTGGGCTCGGACACCGGCGGCTCGATCCGCCTGCCCGCCGCCTGTTGCGGGCTGGTCGGCATGAAGCCGACCTACGGCCGGGTCAGCCGCCATGGCGCCATGCCGCTGGCTTATTCCCTGGATACGGTCGGACCGCTGACCCGCACCGTGCGCGACAACGTCCTGATGATGCAGGCCATCGCCGGGCATGACGCCAACGACCCGGTGACGGCGCAAACGCCCGTCGGCGACTATCTGGGTGAACTGGAGAAGGACGTGCGGGGGCTCAAGGTCGGCCTGCCGGACAGCTTCTTCTACGAAGACGTCGCCCCCGAGGTGCGGACCCTGGTCGAGGCCAGCCTGAAGCAGTTCGAGAACCTGGGTTGCGAAATCGTGCCCGTGAAGATTCCGGATGCCGTCGCCGTCATGAACCGCCTGACCAACCTGATCACGGCGACCGAGGGCGCCGCCGTGCATTCGCGCTGGATGGCCGAACGGGCGGCCGATTACGGCCCGCAGACCCGGGCCCGCCTGGCCATCGGCCTGTTCACCCCGGCGAGCGTCTATCTTCGCGTGCTGACCCTGCGCAAGCAATTGGTCCGCGAATTCTGCGATCAGGTGTTCGGCAAGGTCGATGTCCTGCACACGCCCCTGATGACCATGCCCGTGCCGACCCTGGCCGAAAGCAACATGTCCGCCAATCCGGGTTTCGCCGATTATCTTTTGAAGATCGGCCACAACACCCGGCCCGGGAATTTCTTAGGTCTTCCCGGCCTCAACGTGCCTTGCGGCTTCACCCCGGACGGTCTGCCCTGTTCGTTCCAATTGATGGGCCGGCCCTTCGACGAAGGGCTGCTCTACCGTCTCGGCCACGCCTATCAGCAGGCCACGGACTGGCACGATCGCGCGCCTGATCTGGGTTAA